Genomic segment of Tamandua tetradactyla isolate mTamTet1 chromosome 1, mTamTet1.pri, whole genome shotgun sequence:
AACCCAGTAGTTCTTAATGTCACCAAATAACCATATAAATCCCAAATGCAGCAAAGGTGAACAATCTTCTTAGTGCACTTTCACCTCATTGAAATTGAAGCTGCTCCTTTTGGATATTTTCCACTTCAATGTGAAGTAGATTGTTAAGAGGTTCATTAGTGGTTTCAttatgtggctttttaaaagaaaaaaaatgttttgacttGATTTCTTTACAGTTCACAGTTCTCAGATGAGACTTTTTTTTGGAAATCAGATAGTCCAGGGATATTTTGAATAACCAAGCAGTCTTTAGTAGATGAAACCTCTCAATGCAATTGTAATAAATAAGCATCTACATCCTTAGCAATACTGCCAGTATATCCTGGAACCAAAGTAAGATGGTTTTCCTGTTTCCATAATCCACttaattgttgttttaaaatctgaatatttccatcgtttataatttctgttttggATGATAGTTCTGACCACCACCTTTTAATGACTGCTTGAAGCCAGTTTAAACCAACTATTACatattcttcaaatctgcttttaagTAGTGACTTTACTAGAGGCAACAAATCTACACAGCAGCCAAGTGAGATGTATTGTTTCTCTTCCTGTAAACTATTGGTGAGCACAGGAAGGCAATCCACAACAACTCCAAGATCTTCTATCCTCACCAAATAGGCCACAAGTTCACTTATACTTCTCTTTCTCCAGAAAGTTAAAGCTACGTTCAATCTCAAATTCCGGCTGAACAAAACTTGTGCCATTGTTTCATGGTCCTGAGAAACCTCAGTAAAAAACGCACTATATTTTGATGATGGGCTTTCTGTCTGTGAAGAACCAGAATCACTGGAGTTAACCAAATATGTTCGACTATCAAGGCGTAATTTTTCAGGCATGTGGCTGGTACAAgccacttcattttctttatttgccaTGTCACAGCCCCCACTTCTAGGGGACTGTTTTTTTCTGTAACAAGGACTTgggaaaggatgatgaattttctTTCTGCGATAGATCACCCTATGTAGTTTATCTGGGCTTTTCACAGCTTGTCCAACCGTTCTATTTATGTAAGCAGCCAACTGTTTTGGAGATTTCTTAACCTCCTTCATGTTCTTATTAGTGAAATTAGAGATCCTTTTTCTAGGAAGATCAATGGAATGATCCTCAATATTATTACAAAAGTTCCGTTTTTTAACATTGTGGGTTTCAGATGCCATAATCTCTTAAATACCGGCGCCTCATGGTACCGTGGCGCCTCAGTTCAGCTGATGATGAACCGCGCCCAGCTGCCTAAAGCGTCCCTCGGATCCCGGGCCGGGCCCCACTCTGGGCCATTCAGTACAAGCATATTGAGGCTAGAACCAGTATCATCCCCTGTCATGTCCTTTTCACTCTCTCCTGACCATGGACTTTCTCCAGAGATGCATCTCTGTGTACGTTCGTGCTTTCATTTGCCCATCGGGCCCTTACTGCTGTTCTACAGCCTTCTATCCTCTAGCTCAGAGACAGAGCCCTCTCAGTGCCTGCGGTAGACAGCTCCATTTTCCTCCACCCTTTCTCTCACCCCATCTCCTCCACTCACCACACAAACACCTCATTCTTTAGGAGAAGACTCTCCATCATAAAGCCCTgctgtttctctcttctctacCTCAACACACGTTGGTCTTCTTTACTTCTCTTCTTTGTAGAGAAGGACTGTTTTATGGCTctgtgttgttttctgttttcacttgCCAAGTCACAGACTCACTGGAAATgagctttaagaaaataaaatttcatcatGAATACAGGAGAATGTCCCAGAGGCTGTTATTGATGAATTTTACCTATCACATCTGCAAGTTTTTCACCTAGGAATACTTCTCCAGCTATCTGTCTTCTCTGTAAAAATATGTGCTCTAAATTCCACCAATGAGGTTTTCTTCCAGCATAATTCCTACCTgtattttctacaaaaaaaaaaatgtactagcctatttccctccttttcccaTTTAATATCTTATACTGTGTGCAGAATCCTAGAATCGAACTGCTGGGCGAAAACTTTGACATCAACTAATCCAATTCCCttcatttacaaatgaggaaacagaaacccAGGGAAGTGAAGTGATTTGCTTAAAATCATACTGCTAATTCCTGCAGAGCCAGAAGCAGAAGCAGGGATCCTGACTCCCTGAGGTCTTTTTACTTTATCACTATAGCTCTCCAGCCTATTTCTCACAGGACTTCCCTTTATGTCAGTCACTATAAATAGCAAAACCCCTTCTCGGGAAATGGATCCCTGCCTAGAGTTTGGAGGACTCAGACAGAGGTCTCCCCACAAAGTATTGAAGTCACCCTTCatgtgaattttttccttttagttccgTTCCAAGAGAGTCCCCACCATATTTTTTGGGTAGGATCATCATCAAGATTACACGACTTGCATGTTTAAATAGGGTATGTGTAAAAAGGATTTTAGAGAGACCAGTATGAACTGGCCCCTTGTTCAGACAGCTGGAGTCAGAAGTTGTGGAGGCTGAGGATGGGCTGTTTTTAATGTCCTATTAACGTCCTTAAAAAGTTTTATGGGGAACCCATTTTCCTCCACTGCTGAAGCTACAAGGTAGGGGTGCCAAGGCTGAGAACCCAAAAGGGGGCTGTGCTGCTAAGGCTTGTGAGGATGCTAAGGCAGATAGTCCAACCTAGAAGGAAGTCCTCTAGTCAGCTTCAAAAGGTGAGGTCTCTAGGTCCACAGAAAGACTTGTACATGAAGGTTCCTAAGAGCCCAACTCCTAAAAGCCCAGAAGTCCATGGGCATGAGACTTGATAAGTCAGCAAGAGCAtacccacacaatggaatacaaCTGCACAATAACAAGGATACAACTATTGATATATGCACCAACAAGGATGAATCTCAGAAGCTGCTCAGGGAGAGAAGCCTTGCCACATTGTTTCCCAGCCACTCCCCACCTCCACACCACCAGAGGCAACCACTGTTCTGATTTCCTCCCCATTATAGATTAATTTTGCCTTTCTAGAATAAATGGTACATGCAATATGTACTTTTGGAGtaaggcttctttcacttagcataaggtATGGCTAATCCACACACTGTTTATCTGTTTCTATGGGTAGACACTTGGAGTGTTTCCAACTTTTTAATATTACgaacattttttatctttttattttatttttttaaataccaaaaaacacaaagcaatgcaaacattcctattttgatcattccattctacatatataattagtagttcacaatatcatcacacagttgcatattcatcatcataatcatgtcttggaacatttgcatctattcagaaaaagaaataaaatgaaaacagaaaaaaaatttatacataccataccccttacccctccctttcattgaccactagcatttcaaactaaattaattttaacatttgttccccctattatttatttttactccatatgttctagtcgtctgttgacaaggtagataaaagaagcatcagacacaaggattatGAACATTCTTGGGTAAGACTTTCTGTgtacatacattttcatttctctaggaagGGAATATTGGGCATAGGATAGGTGATGTTTAATTGTATAAGAAACTACTTGACC
This window contains:
- the LOC143687416 gene encoding KATNB1-like protein 1, producing MASETHNVKKRNFCNNIEDHSIDLPRKRISNFTNKNMKEVKKSPKQLAAYINRTVGQAVKSPDKLHRVIYRRKKIHHPFPSPCYRKKQSPRSGGCDMANKENEVACTSHMPEKLRLDSRTYLVNSSDSGSSQTESPSSKYSAFFTEVSQDHETMAQVLFSRNLRLNVALTFWRKRSISELVAYLVRIEDLGVVVDCLPVLTNSLQEEKQYISLGCCVDLLPLVKSLLKSRFEEYVIVGLNWLQAVIKRWWSELSSKTEIINDGNIQILKQQLSGLWKQENHLTLVPGYTGSIAKDVDAYLLQLH